A genomic segment from Paenibacillus sp. FSL K6-1096 encodes:
- the pssA gene encoding CDP-diacylglycerol--serine O-phosphatidyltransferase: MKWNWLPSMCTLGNLGLGSFSLLFTIQERYHLALSMILLAALCDVMDGLLARMLHCTSDFGKQLDSLADIISFGIAPAFLILFHRLENVHALGTAAAVVFLFCGALRLARFNISAPAKGFTGIPITAAGVILSVVALTSDRLKPELIVLIMGLLSMLMISRVPFPSIKNIVNRK, encoded by the coding sequence ATGAAATGGAACTGGCTGCCCTCAATGTGCACGCTGGGTAACCTGGGCCTCGGCTCATTCTCGCTGCTATTCACCATTCAAGAACGTTATCATCTCGCTTTATCTATGATTCTGCTGGCGGCCCTGTGCGATGTGATGGACGGGCTGCTGGCCCGGATGCTGCACTGCACCAGCGATTTCGGCAAACAGCTGGATTCGCTGGCGGATATTATCTCCTTCGGCATCGCCCCGGCCTTCCTGATTCTGTTCCATCGTCTGGAGAATGTGCATGCGCTCGGGACTGCGGCAGCTGTCGTGTTCCTGTTCTGCGGTGCGCTGCGCCTGGCCAGATTCAATATCTCAGCTCCCGCCAAAGGATTCACCGGTATTCCGATTACAGCCGCAGGAGTCATTCTCTCAGTAGTTGCGCTGACCAGTGACCGGCTGAAGCCGGAGCTGATCGTTCTGATTATGGGCCTCTTGTCCATGCTGATGATTAGCAGAGTCCCGTTCCCCTCCATCAAAAATATCGTTAACAGGAAGTGA
- a CDS encoding FAD-binding oxidoreductase — MTKVIVIGAGILGASTAYQLAKRGAEVVVVDRQEPGQATDAAAGIICPWLSQRRNQAWYRLAKAGARFYPGLIGELMQGGETDTGYARVGALSIHTDEGKLDKIEERARMRLADAPEIGEIMRLTAEETRERFPLLAEGATSVHISGAARVDGRALRDALLRSAQRHGAVLLTGDAVLQVEPGQVTGVMVDEDFIPADKVIICAGAWANPLLRPLGIDFKVSYQKGQIMHLEMADHKDTEEWPVVIPPSDQYLLAFAGGQIIIGATHENNIEGYNTRVTAGGMQEILNKGLETAPGLSEGIYREVRVGFRPFTPGYLPVIGAVPGWKGLLAANGLGASGLTMGPFIGCQLAKLALGMEPDMELEDYSIQSAVDSQ; from the coding sequence ATGACCAAAGTAATCGTGATCGGCGCAGGCATCCTTGGCGCATCCACCGCTTATCAATTGGCAAAACGGGGGGCAGAGGTGGTAGTGGTGGACCGCCAAGAACCCGGACAGGCTACGGATGCTGCCGCAGGCATCATCTGTCCCTGGCTCTCCCAGCGGCGCAATCAGGCCTGGTACCGGCTGGCGAAGGCGGGGGCGCGCTTCTACCCCGGACTGATCGGAGAGCTGATGCAGGGAGGCGAAACGGATACCGGTTATGCCCGGGTGGGCGCGCTTAGTATACATACAGATGAAGGCAAGCTCGACAAAATAGAAGAACGTGCCCGGATGCGTCTGGCAGACGCCCCGGAGATCGGCGAGATTATGCGGCTGACCGCTGAGGAGACCCGCGAACGCTTCCCGCTGCTGGCCGAAGGGGCTACCTCGGTGCATATCAGCGGCGCTGCCCGGGTAGACGGACGCGCCCTGCGGGACGCTCTGCTTCGTTCTGCGCAGCGGCATGGTGCCGTGCTGCTTACCGGGGATGCGGTACTCCAGGTGGAACCCGGGCAGGTGACCGGGGTTATGGTGGATGAGGACTTCATTCCGGCGGATAAAGTTATTATATGTGCAGGGGCATGGGCGAATCCGCTGCTCCGTCCGCTTGGTATAGACTTCAAGGTCAGCTACCAGAAGGGGCAGATTATGCATCTGGAGATGGCGGATCATAAGGATACGGAGGAGTGGCCGGTAGTGATTCCGCCGAGTGATCAATACCTGCTGGCCTTTGCCGGGGGACAGATTATCATTGGAGCGACTCATGAGAATAATATTGAAGGATATAATACTAGAGTGACCGCCGGGGGGATGCAGGAGATTCTGAATAAGGGTCTGGAGACCGCACCCGGACTCTCTGAGGGCATCTATCGTGAGGTGAGGGTCGGATTCCGTCCGTTCACCCCAGGGTATCTGCCGGTTATCGGAGCCGTCCCCGGATGGAAGGGCCTGCTTGCCGCTAACGGGCTGGGGGCCTCGGGACTAACGATGGGTCCCTTCATCGGCTGTCAATTGGCGAAGCTGGCGCTTGGCATGGAGCCTGATATGGAGCTGGAAGATTATAGCATTCAGTCAGCGGTAGACAGTCAATGA
- a CDS encoding HAMP domain-containing sensor histidine kinase yields the protein MKRWSITFKLFVMTVIFFVCFYGMVILGQFLFFDSFYQHQKEARVEKQLKSFAASYTHEAWSRNRTSRELVRFMLRNKTQMIILRPDGRMKSEDPFRMRVMDESGKVQIVPMSLFMNQYGDMLRNADLKENDQVTVVGEHFTDESALGDTFYPFTITKQGQPPVGEEDEGGASTISGTITELVLPDLKLWNPRQGILYEAMEEWFPLTPEQLTKLRNLDTVQEDWTAPWSGIRNSVLIVPVERAGGEIELLFTVTSMQDIRDSNAALRWFFLYLGLGGFALILVLSLFYSKMVTRPLIKLNNTAKRMVALDFSGPPSIRQKDELGNLSRSMFILSQSLDSALTELRETNQQLVEEMEQKKKLEQMQQEFFASASHELKTPLSIIKGFAEGLEDGVSAGKQDHYIKVIIEEADKMEFLVKDMLDLARLESGTIKLRRTSFMLSELTEKVTDKLVHSLQAKQLDVVVIPANEQPVYADETWIEQVISNLLTNAIRHAEEGSTITVMLVSQAKDLLFSVYNTGEQIPEDQLKHIWERFYRIEPSRSRLTGGTGLGLSIAKQILDMHGCRYTVSNTKDGVCFNITFVG from the coding sequence ATGAAAAGATGGAGCATTACCTTTAAGCTTTTTGTAATGACCGTGATCTTCTTTGTGTGCTTTTACGGCATGGTGATTCTGGGACAGTTCCTGTTCTTCGACAGCTTCTATCAGCATCAGAAGGAGGCCCGCGTCGAGAAGCAGCTCAAGAGCTTCGCGGCCAGCTATACGCACGAGGCCTGGAGCCGGAACCGGACGTCCCGCGAGCTGGTGCGGTTCATGCTGCGTAACAAGACGCAGATGATTATTCTGAGGCCGGACGGCCGGATGAAATCCGAAGATCCGTTCCGCATGAGGGTGATGGATGAATCGGGTAAGGTGCAGATAGTTCCCATGTCGCTGTTCATGAACCAGTATGGGGACATGCTGCGGAATGCCGATCTGAAGGAGAATGATCAGGTTACGGTTGTGGGAGAGCATTTCACAGACGAGAGCGCACTCGGGGATACCTTCTATCCGTTCACCATTACCAAGCAGGGACAACCGCCGGTCGGCGAGGAGGATGAAGGCGGGGCCAGCACTATTTCCGGGACGATTACCGAGCTGGTACTGCCGGACCTGAAGCTCTGGAATCCTCGGCAGGGCATCCTCTACGAAGCCATGGAGGAGTGGTTCCCGCTGACCCCGGAGCAGCTCACGAAGCTGCGTAATCTGGATACGGTACAAGAGGATTGGACCGCGCCCTGGAGCGGTATCCGCAATTCGGTCCTGATTGTGCCTGTAGAGCGGGCGGGCGGGGAGATCGAGCTTCTGTTCACGGTAACCTCCATGCAGGATATCAGGGATTCCAATGCTGCGCTGCGCTGGTTCTTTCTATACCTGGGCCTCGGCGGATTTGCGCTGATCCTGGTTCTGTCACTTTTTTATTCCAAAATGGTGACCCGCCCGCTAATCAAGCTCAATAATACCGCGAAACGGATGGTGGCGCTTGATTTCAGCGGTCCTCCTTCGATCCGCCAGAAGGATGAGCTGGGCAACCTGTCCAGAAGCATGTTCATCTTGTCACAGAGCCTCGACTCTGCGCTCACCGAGCTTCGCGAGACGAATCAGCAGCTGGTGGAAGAGATGGAACAGAAGAAGAAGCTGGAGCAGATGCAGCAGGAGTTTTTTGCCAGCGCCTCCCATGAATTGAAGACCCCGCTCAGCATTATCAAGGGCTTCGCCGAAGGGCTGGAGGACGGAGTAAGCGCCGGCAAGCAGGATCATTATATTAAAGTCATTATCGAGGAAGCCGACAAAATGGAGTTCCTGGTCAAGGATATGCTGGACCTGGCCCGTCTGGAATCGGGGACAATCAAGCTGCGCCGCACCTCCTTCATGCTCAGTGAGCTGACCGAGAAGGTCACGGATAAGCTGGTCCATTCCCTGCAGGCCAAACAGCTCGATGTAGTCGTCATTCCTGCGAATGAACAGCCTGTCTATGCAGATGAGACCTGGATTGAGCAGGTGATCAGCAATCTGCTGACCAATGCGATCAGGCACGCCGAAGAAGGCAGCACAATAACCGTTATGCTGGTGAGTCAGGCTAAGGATCTTTTATTCTCTGTTTATAACACCGGGGAGCAGATCCCCGAGGATCAGCTTAAGCATATCTGGGAGCGGTTCTACCGGATTGAGCCGTCCCGCAGCCGCCTGACCGGAGGGACCGGACTCGGCCTCTCGATCGCGAAGCAGATTCTGGATATGCACGGCTGCCGCTATACAGTGAGCAACACTAAGGACGGCGTTTGCTTCAATATTACGTTTGTCGGCTAA
- a CDS encoding alpha/beta hydrolase, translated as MPYLQLNDLELFYEQLGTGEPVIFLHSHYSRSILAFSSQLLEFQNRYACYFPDLRGHGRTRSSSLDWSMPQIAEDVAAFMEQMKMKQAHLIGYSMGAGVGLYLAANHPGRVATLTTIGTSGCCEPQGAEEYEPERLLASGQQAFIGQMMERHQEAHRGNWQEYLRQTVQDWIKYPDLTEAQLSKIACPALLISGELDPFAGPEKTAKLASLMKNSSTLIVQGASHRPHMLREQPVLVNDTILEFLARNPIH; from the coding sequence ATGCCTTATCTGCAGTTGAACGATCTGGAGCTATTCTATGAACAGCTGGGAACCGGGGAGCCGGTTATTTTCTTGCACAGTCACTATTCGCGCAGTATACTGGCATTCAGCAGCCAATTGCTGGAGTTCCAGAACCGGTACGCTTGCTATTTCCCTGATCTCAGGGGGCATGGCAGAACCAGAAGCAGCAGTCTGGATTGGTCTATGCCGCAAATCGCTGAGGATGTGGCAGCATTCATGGAGCAGATGAAGATGAAGCAGGCACATCTCATTGGATATAGCATGGGAGCTGGCGTAGGGTTGTATCTGGCTGCGAATCACCCCGGACGGGTGGCTACGCTTACGACGATCGGAACCAGCGGCTGCTGTGAACCGCAGGGAGCGGAGGAGTATGAACCGGAGCGGCTGCTGGCCAGCGGGCAACAGGCATTCATCGGTCAGATGATGGAGAGACATCAGGAGGCCCACCGGGGGAACTGGCAGGAGTATTTGCGCCAAACGGTGCAGGACTGGATCAAATACCCCGACCTCACAGAAGCTCAGCTAAGTAAAATTGCTTGTCCGGCGCTGCTGATTTCAGGTGAGCTTGATCCGTTCGCAGGCCCGGAGAAGACGGCGAAGCTGGCATCGCTGATGAAGAATTCCAGTACGCTGATCGTGCAGGGAGCAAGCCACCGCCCGCATATGCTGAGGGAACAGCCGGTTCTGGTGAATGACACCATCCTTGAATTTTTGGCGAGGAACCCTATTCACTAA
- a CDS encoding ABC transporter substrate-binding protein yields the protein MINLKSSLRKTAGLGSLAILFVSLLSGCSGAANPAESGSNAQASASPAAAQTAAPAEPAAGGTFVYGRPASVTSFDLHNQITSNNAFAIDKVFESLVAFDSKGEITDQLAESHTISEDGLTYTFVLRDGLKFSNATPVTAADAVFSLERHLKVGGPLAISAKVDTVKAQDDKTLVITLKEPYTPFISELSNFSNGIIPKDFGGVSEEEFFKKPVGTGPFVVESWDPAGDVTFTKNTNYWKEGKPYIDKLVYKLIQDDSQAINQLKAGSVNAVEALSLQNAGEIKNGADTTVATNGSWVTEQLFFNTLDKHFSDVHVRRALALAIDREGLTKALTFGYAQTAKSLLPPTIPYNANDTLKTLDFDTAAAKAELAKSAFPDGFTTKLLVASGNSTRAQEAQIIQAAGQAIGIKIEIESVELATFRERFFAYDFAAMLNSGQADSPEANSILAFQTDPEGFSKSYWTHYTNSDVTKLLYEGQKTADGEGRAAIYSKLLQILADEVPYIPLYYPDILIGARSSVEGLVVLPNGSLRLEDVRIGQ from the coding sequence GTGATTAACTTAAAATCTTCACTCCGCAAAACAGCCGGGCTGGGTTCGCTGGCCATATTGTTCGTTTCGCTTCTATCCGGCTGCTCGGGGGCTGCGAATCCTGCCGAATCCGGCAGTAACGCCCAGGCCAGCGCAAGCCCGGCCGCAGCGCAAACCGCAGCACCGGCAGAGCCTGCCGCAGGCGGCACCTTCGTCTATGGCCGTCCGGCTTCTGTTACTTCCTTCGATCTGCATAACCAGATTACGTCGAATAACGCATTTGCGATTGATAAAGTGTTTGAATCGCTGGTGGCTTTTGACAGCAAGGGTGAAATTACGGATCAGCTCGCAGAGTCGCATACGATCAGTGAAGACGGCTTGACGTATACCTTCGTCCTGCGTGACGGCCTGAAGTTCTCGAACGCAACGCCGGTCACGGCAGCGGATGCAGTGTTCTCTCTGGAACGGCATCTGAAGGTGGGCGGCCCGCTGGCGATCTCGGCCAAGGTGGATACCGTCAAGGCTCAGGATGACAAAACGCTCGTAATCACGCTGAAAGAGCCGTATACTCCCTTCATTTCGGAGCTGTCGAACTTCTCGAACGGCATCATCCCTAAGGACTTCGGCGGTGTAAGCGAAGAGGAATTCTTCAAGAAGCCGGTAGGCACAGGCCCGTTCGTGGTCGAGAGCTGGGACCCGGCAGGGGATGTAACCTTCACTAAGAACACCAACTATTGGAAGGAAGGCAAGCCCTACATCGACAAGCTGGTCTATAAGCTGATTCAGGATGACAGCCAGGCCATCAACCAGCTTAAAGCCGGATCGGTTAATGCGGTTGAAGCCTTGTCTCTCCAGAATGCAGGAGAAATTAAGAATGGCGCAGACACAACTGTTGCAACGAACGGAAGCTGGGTTACAGAGCAGCTGTTCTTCAATACACTGGATAAGCACTTCTCCGATGTGCATGTCCGCCGCGCGCTGGCGCTGGCCATCGACCGTGAAGGTCTGACCAAGGCACTGACCTTCGGCTATGCCCAGACAGCGAAGTCATTGCTGCCGCCAACGATTCCTTACAACGCCAATGACACGCTCAAAACGCTCGATTTCGATACAGCCGCAGCGAAGGCGGAGCTGGCCAAGTCGGCCTTCCCGGACGGCTTCACCACCAAGCTGCTGGTCGCCTCCGGCAACAGCACCCGGGCCCAGGAAGCGCAGATTATCCAGGCTGCCGGCCAGGCTATCGGCATCAAGATCGAGATTGAATCGGTTGAGCTGGCCACCTTCCGCGAACGCTTCTTCGCTTACGATTTCGCGGCGATGCTGAACAGCGGCCAGGCCGACTCCCCTGAAGCGAACTCCATTCTGGCGTTCCAGACTGACCCTGAGGGCTTCAGCAAATCGTATTGGACCCATTACACCAATAGCGATGTGACCAAGCTGTTATATGAAGGACAGAAGACAGCTGACGGTGAAGGCCGGGCCGCCATCTACAGCAAGCTGCTGCAGATCCTTGCCGATGAAGTGCCGTACATTCCGTTATACTATCCTGACATCCTGATCGGTGCCCGTTCTTCTGTCGAAGGACTGGTGGTTCTGCCTAACGGCAGCCTTCGTCTGGAAGATGTCCGCATAGGCCAATGA
- a CDS encoding DedA family protein — protein MPWVIEMISQYGYIAIFALLALGLLGLPVPDELLTLFVGYLSSTMVLDYSLSVLVCFIGSITGMMISYTIGLRVGQPVVDRYGKWVGLTPRRFASVKRWFFRFGNWTIFIAYFVPGIRHVTSYVSGISAMSFRKYLAVTVAGAFLWSLLFVSIGYLVGSRLSFV, from the coding sequence ATGCCATGGGTCATTGAGATGATCTCACAATACGGATATATAGCAATTTTTGCTCTGCTGGCACTGGGGCTGCTCGGGCTTCCGGTTCCGGATGAGCTGCTGACGCTCTTCGTCGGCTATTTATCCTCCACAATGGTGCTGGATTACTCTCTCTCGGTCCTGGTGTGCTTCATAGGCTCTATCACCGGTATGATGATCAGTTATACCATTGGTCTTCGGGTAGGCCAGCCGGTGGTGGACCGGTACGGGAAATGGGTGGGGCTGACGCCGAGAAGATTCGCCAGTGTCAAACGCTGGTTCTTCCGGTTCGGCAACTGGACAATCTTCATCGCCTATTTCGTCCCCGGCATCCGCCATGTAACCAGCTATGTCTCCGGCATCAGCGCCATGTCGTTCAGGAAGTATCTGGCGGTTACGGTGGCCGGTGCCTTCCTCTGGTCGCTGCTGTTCGTATCGATCGGCTATCTGGTCGGCTCCAGGCTGAGCTTCGTCTAA
- a CDS encoding GNAT family N-acetyltransferase codes for MPESNDIIIEEYVPERHAASIAEMWNASSQSWGGDSSYQTEESVLREHEINPMLKLFLAVTGGEVIGYCSFSHYKEDTGALYIALLNVRPDYHGRKVGKRLVRRAIEETITLGWPRLDLYTWPGNVKAVPTYKKSGFFWEKRDDTTHLMNFIPSVLQTGAVSAFFEKIDWYNDSIRKIEVEPDGHGADGFDYFTYEWLKDGVSLRMEYERTGRGLRLIETDDYRIQATIPASHELPFGAEYPVVYEAVNKSGKPLSLQVTGVSNPQIRFELKEAREIGAEARIEGSFFIHPVEEEQNPFQTHPVVEAELLINGLPAVFKLGVKPKYPVKVKLQLPERAVFTGEEVELDVTVENKYSDDSAFVFALPEDGILAFAQNRVAVEVPANSRRTVKVKARLLDYGIWHHKVGILRLEEGMEAPVLEQELSMVFPGADAAFGGKTDEAWIICSGKYAAVLDLSSNKLYLREGRKTLVTLPYPKFGRPYTDEFKKFAPLDVKIHREQEAIVLEADYNISNREGLRLTMVVKLQNNGLISRHYSIHNPLDTGQVEDLILKDSFQFGLRDSVLPYNGKYLDLSLGEEASDLDYWEGNKFTENWIFTKGETPMGISWPAELELIQESWLHAVEHSLGRIPAGSHAVTRPLRIALGTWDRWQDFRAYALLQGNGNEELKAGLPLEAALNNGNPFISGQFALTLQEQKMSYLDGEIHVSSSKGSIEEARLELPGEEKLTEATLPLTFSGSPEPDVLTLHLDMEGYELDRTFLALPVQDGAVRQERLEVSGSRVLAADNGVLRIQASPDFAPGLFSVVYEGQEWLDSSFPQPVAKSWWNPWVGGILTLMGDVTPRTMLEEEAAAEFADLTDNKGNRWSGIRVSVTIQKNEQYRGLTLHQYFMLLPGVPVLARTVYVEQNTGRPLYPLSLETPTFYKAASEITQGRFYVKNSSGQLVVYKGGGVQTGAKSDNGLIQLGSEERKERLTQAITPEHSSSSLMVNAEAMMTYTEQYLHLQDGEERFTQPQFYLISDLQAPEQAYADLLSIRFKK; via the coding sequence ATGCCAGAATCAAATGACATCATTATTGAAGAATACGTACCCGAACGACATGCTGCTTCCATCGCCGAGATGTGGAACGCCAGCTCGCAGAGCTGGGGCGGCGACAGCTCATACCAGACCGAGGAGAGCGTGCTGCGCGAGCATGAGATCAATCCGATGCTCAAGCTGTTCCTGGCCGTCACCGGCGGAGAAGTGATCGGCTATTGCAGCTTCTCCCACTACAAGGAGGATACCGGGGCGCTCTATATTGCGCTGCTGAATGTGAGGCCGGATTACCATGGACGCAAGGTGGGCAAGCGGCTGGTCCGCCGTGCTATAGAAGAGACGATTACGCTTGGCTGGCCCCGGCTTGACTTGTATACATGGCCCGGCAATGTGAAGGCGGTTCCCACCTATAAGAAGAGCGGGTTCTTCTGGGAGAAGCGGGATGATACGACCCACCTGATGAACTTCATTCCTTCGGTGCTTCAGACTGGCGCCGTAAGCGCTTTTTTTGAGAAAATAGACTGGTACAACGACAGCATCCGCAAAATTGAGGTGGAGCCTGACGGCCATGGCGCGGACGGGTTTGACTATTTTACATATGAATGGCTGAAGGACGGGGTGTCTCTGCGCATGGAATATGAGCGGACCGGCCGCGGCCTGCGCCTGATTGAGACGGATGATTACCGGATACAGGCTACGATTCCTGCCTCGCATGAGCTGCCCTTCGGTGCGGAGTATCCGGTGGTCTATGAGGCCGTGAACAAAAGCGGCAAGCCCTTGTCGCTGCAGGTGACCGGTGTAAGCAATCCGCAGATCCGTTTTGAGCTGAAGGAGGCGCGGGAGATTGGGGCCGAGGCACGGATTGAGGGCAGCTTCTTCATTCATCCGGTGGAGGAGGAGCAGAATCCCTTCCAGACCCATCCGGTCGTAGAGGCTGAGCTGCTCATTAACGGCCTGCCTGCCGTATTCAAGCTCGGCGTGAAGCCCAAATATCCGGTCAAAGTGAAGCTCCAGCTGCCGGAGCGGGCCGTCTTCACGGGCGAAGAGGTTGAGCTGGATGTGACGGTTGAGAATAAGTACAGTGACGACTCGGCGTTTGTCTTTGCGCTGCCGGAGGACGGCATTCTGGCTTTCGCGCAGAACCGGGTTGCCGTGGAGGTTCCGGCCAACAGCCGGAGAACGGTTAAAGTTAAGGCCCGGCTGCTGGATTACGGCATCTGGCATCATAAGGTTGGCATCCTCCGGCTGGAGGAGGGCATGGAAGCGCCTGTGCTGGAGCAGGAGCTGAGCATGGTCTTTCCGGGGGCGGATGCTGCCTTTGGCGGCAAGACCGATGAAGCCTGGATCATCTGCAGCGGGAAGTATGCGGCAGTGCTGGACCTATCCAGCAACAAGCTGTATTTGCGGGAGGGCCGCAAGACGCTCGTTACGCTGCCTTATCCCAAGTTCGGCCGCCCGTATACGGATGAATTCAAGAAGTTCGCTCCGCTGGACGTGAAGATTCACCGCGAGCAGGAAGCTATCGTCCTTGAAGCCGACTATAACATCAGCAACCGGGAAGGACTTAGGCTGACCATGGTGGTGAAGCTGCAGAACAACGGCCTGATCTCCCGGCATTACAGCATTCACAACCCGCTGGATACCGGTCAGGTGGAGGACCTGATCTTGAAGGACAGCTTTCAGTTTGGCCTTCGTGACAGTGTTCTCCCTTATAACGGCAAATATCTGGATCTTAGCTTAGGCGAGGAAGCCTCTGATCTGGACTATTGGGAAGGCAATAAATTTACGGAGAACTGGATCTTTACGAAGGGTGAGACGCCAATGGGAATCAGTTGGCCCGCAGAATTAGAGCTGATCCAGGAATCGTGGCTGCACGCCGTTGAGCATTCGCTGGGCCGGATTCCGGCGGGAAGCCATGCGGTGACCCGTCCGCTGCGGATTGCGCTGGGGACCTGGGACCGCTGGCAGGATTTCCGTGCGTATGCGCTGCTTCAAGGCAATGGTAATGAGGAGCTGAAGGCCGGGCTGCCGCTGGAGGCGGCCCTGAATAACGGCAATCCGTTCATCAGCGGCCAGTTTGCGCTAACGCTTCAGGAGCAGAAGATGAGTTATCTGGATGGGGAGATCCATGTATCCTCCAGTAAGGGCAGTATTGAAGAAGCCCGGCTTGAGCTGCCCGGGGAGGAGAAGCTTACGGAGGCCACGCTTCCGCTGACCTTCTCCGGCAGTCCGGAACCGGATGTGCTTACCCTGCATCTGGATATGGAGGGGTATGAGCTGGACCGCACCTTCCTGGCCTTGCCGGTCCAGGACGGGGCAGTACGGCAGGAGAGGCTGGAAGTAAGCGGGTCCAGGGTTCTGGCCGCGGACAATGGAGTTCTGCGCATACAGGCCAGTCCTGATTTTGCACCGGGATTGTTCTCGGTGGTGTATGAGGGCCAGGAATGGCTGGATTCCTCCTTCCCGCAGCCGGTAGCCAAGTCCTGGTGGAACCCGTGGGTCGGCGGGATTCTGACCTTGATGGGGGATGTTACACCGCGGACTATGCTGGAGGAAGAGGCTGCCGCTGAATTCGCCGACTTAACGGATAATAAGGGCAACCGCTGGTCAGGCATCCGCGTAAGTGTTACGATTCAGAAGAACGAGCAATACCGGGGACTTACCCTGCATCAATACTTCATGCTGCTTCCGGGTGTTCCTGTACTTGCCCGTACCGTATATGTGGAGCAGAATACCGGCAGACCGCTGTATCCGCTGAGCCTGGAGACCCCGACCTTCTATAAAGCCGCCTCTGAGATCACACAAGGCAGATTCTATGTCAAGAACAGCAGCGGGCAGCTGGTGGTATACAAGGGTGGCGGAGTGCAGACAGGTGCCAAAAGTGACAACGGGCTGATCCAGCTCGGCTCTGAAGAACGGAAGGAACGCCTGACACAGGCTATAACGCCGGAGCATTCTTCCTCCTCACTGATGGTCAATGCCGAGGCGATGATGACCTACACGGAGCAGTACCTGCATCTGCAGGATGGAGAGGAACGGTTCACCCAGCCCCAATTTTACCTGATCTCGGATCTGCAGGCACCGGAGCAGGCTTATGCCGATCTGCTGTCGATCCGGTTCAAGAAGTAA
- a CDS encoding amidohydrolase family protein gives MRIIDAHVHYSNIAAFHDTAENLAYIDYTGKGLQEEFRQSGVVAGVGMGVTETVAGAFPDAEALNPMLLDLSAALPENLFTCVGINPLTLHLEGQLEALEASLQREDVVGIKLYAGYYHFNVGDAIYDPVYKLAAAYRLPVVIHGGLTYADQGLLKYSHPLSMEETFLKHRDITFMLCHLGDPWVMDTAALLEKNPNLCTDLSGWIVGDQAKVDRLMTEQTYTDHFRRAIVFAEKYDRLVFGTDWPLVPLAAYIPFVKHLIPEAHWEDVFYNNALRVFPKLEQRMRELNL, from the coding sequence ATGAGAATCATTGACGCACATGTGCATTACTCCAACATTGCCGCCTTCCATGATACGGCCGAGAACCTGGCGTATATTGACTACACCGGCAAGGGACTCCAGGAGGAGTTCCGGCAGAGCGGGGTTGTAGCCGGTGTGGGAATGGGCGTGACCGAGACGGTTGCCGGTGCTTTCCCGGATGCAGAGGCGCTTAATCCCATGCTGCTTGATCTGAGCGCTGCACTCCCGGAGAACCTGTTCACCTGTGTCGGCATCAACCCGCTTACCCTCCATCTGGAGGGGCAGCTGGAAGCGCTGGAAGCCTCTCTGCAGCGGGAGGATGTCGTTGGGATCAAGCTGTATGCCGGATACTACCATTTCAATGTGGGCGATGCCATCTATGATCCGGTCTATAAGCTGGCTGCGGCCTATCGCCTGCCGGTGGTGATTCACGGCGGACTGACCTATGCGGACCAGGGACTGCTCAAGTATTCTCATCCGCTGTCCATGGAGGAGACCTTCCTGAAGCACCGGGACATCACCTTCATGCTCTGCCACCTCGGCGACCCTTGGGTAATGGACACCGCAGCCCTGTTGGAAAAGAACCCTAATCTGTGCACCGACTTGTCCGGTTGGATTGTGGGCGATCAGGCCAAGGTGGACCGGCTGATGACCGAGCAGACCTATACCGATCATTTCCGCCGGGCCATTGTATTCGCCGAGAAATACGACCGGCTGGTCTTCGGTACTGACTGGCCGCTGGTTCCGCTTGCAGCCTATATCCCCTTCGTGAAGCATCTGATCCCGGAAGCCCATTGGGAGGATGTCTTCTACAACAACGCGCTCCGGGTGTTCCCTAAGCTGGAACAGCGGATGAGAGAACTGAATCTATAG